The segment CGCGAAATCGACCAATCTCGCGCGCCCTCTAGCCATTTGCCAAAGAGTCCGTCGCGGATGTGTTCCGGGATCCAGTTGATCTGTTGATTGTGTTCCACCATGCGATCGCGAATCGCGCTGACCTTTACGTACCAGGAGTCGAGCGCCTTGTAGATCAGCGGTTCGTCGGTGCGCCAACAGTGGGGATAGTTGTGGAGGTAGGTTTCGTGTTTGACGACCCGGCCGCGATCCTTGAGATCGCGGATGATGGGTTTGTTGGCGTCGAACACCATGAGGCCGGCCCAGGGCGGAACCTGATTTGTAAAGCAGCCCCCGTCATCCACGGGACAGACAACCGGGATCTCGGCTTCGAGGCAAACGGCCATATCGTCTTCGCCGAACCCCGGGGCGAGATGAACGATCCCGGTTCCCTCTTCGGTATTGACGAACTCTGCGGCAAGAATCCGAAATGCATTGGTGGTGTTTTCGAAAAACGGGAAGAGCGGCGTGTAGGCGCGACCGACGAGATCTCGTCCCGTGAGCGTCTCGATGGGGTCGGCGTCCCCCAGTTCCGCAGCGAGCTTTTCGCGAGTCGATAACGCCAGGATCACTCGGCGCCCGTCGATAACGAAAACGCCGTACTCAATGTCATTGCCTACCGCGAGGGCGAGATTGCTCGGCAGTGTCCAGGGTGTCGTGGTCCAGGCCAGTACATCGGTGGGTTCATCGTCCGGAGCATTGGGGACAAGTTCGAAGCGCACCGTAAGCGCCGGGTCCTGACGCTCCCGATAACTGTCGTCGAGCCGGGTTTCGTGATTGGACAGCGGAGTTTGCGCCGCCCAGGAGTAGGGCATCACGCGATAGCCTTCGTAGAGCAGGCCCTTGTCCCAGAGCTGTTTTACAGCCCAAATGACGCTCTCCATGTAGTCGAGGTCCAGGGACTTGTAATCGTTTTCGAAATCGACCCAGCGAGCCGCGCGGTCGATGTAATTCCGCCAAACGTGGGTGTACTTGAGCACCGACTCGCGACAGTGGTTGTTGAAATTATCGATGCCGAACTCGATAATCTGCGCCCGCCCTGCGACGCCGAGTTCTTTTTCAGCCTCCATCTCCGCCGGAAGTCCGTGGCAGTCCCAGCCGAAGCGACGCTCGACCTTTCGGCCGCGCAGAGTCTGGTACCGGGGAATGATGTCTTTGATGTAGCTGGTGACAAGGTGACCGTAGTGGGGCAGGCCGTTGGCGAAAGGGGGGCCGTCGTAGAACACGAACTCGTTGTCGCCATTCTCGCCTTCGGGTCGATTGTCGATCGAAGCGCGAAAGGTCCCCTCCGCCTCCCACTGCTCGAGAATCCGGCGCTCGATGGCCGCAAAATTCGGCGACGGATCGACCTCCCGATACGGATTCTCGTTCTGATCGCCTGCTGGCTTTGCCTTGGTCTTTGACTTAGTTGAGTCGCTCATGGAGTCCCCGGACTGGTGTCGCTACAGCGGGCCGGAGAGTACCAAGCCTCTGTCGTAGTGGTAGTCGTAGTGGTAGTCGCACCGGTGCTGCTATTCTGGCGCAATCACCTCAGAATCAAGGCTCTCCACATTCGGGGCTTCAACTATGCGCCGGGCGATCTCATAGGGAAATCCGGATCGGCCCAGCGCTGCGAGGTCGCGCTGCCGCTTCTCGGCTCGGAGCTCGGGATCGAGACGAAATGGGCCGAGCCCTCGGCGCCTCGCGTAGGAAACCGCGGCCAGCAGCTCCTGCCCTTCACCGCCGGCGCTTGCGATGACCTCTCGGGCGAGGGTTCGGGATATGCCCTTTTCACTCAGGCTGTGCTCGATCCGCCGGGCGGAGCTGCCTCGAGCCCGCATTCGCTCGACCTGCAAAATGGTGTACTTGCGATCGTCGAGATAGCCGCGGGTCCGCAACTCCGCGACCGTGTTGTCGATCCAGTCCGGGGCGAGGGGGAAGCTCTCCTGCTGGGCCTGCTCGATCCGGCGCAGCCTCCGCAACAGAACCCGCCGCAGGTTGGCCGCAGAGGAACCAAAGCGGTCGAGATGACGAATGGCCCAGCGCTCCAAGTTTTGGGGCGTCACCACCTGTCGCCGGCGCTTGCGTTCTCCGCCGCCAAATCTGCTCACTTTCGCCGATCCCCGGTCGGCCGGGCCCCGCGCAACATCCGTCACCCTTACCTCGTACCTCGATTCTTGCATCGCGATGGTCTGCGATGTGTGGAGACCCGGGGAGGTCGTACCAGAATGGCGCAATCCGGCGCAGTTGCAACGGTCGACGCCAGCCCGCTTCACCCGGCAGCATGAGCCCCAAAGCGGGAGTAAAGTGTATTCCTCATGCCCGAGCTTCCCGAGGTCGAAATTACCCGCCAACGCATTGCCCCGCTGCTGGTCGGTCGGCAGATCGCCGACGTGGTGACCACCGCGCCGAGTTACTTCTTCATCACGCCGCCCGACATCCTGCGCAGCAGATTGCGGGGCAGCACGATTTTGGGACTCGAGCGCCGGGGCAAGTACTTGTTGGGATTGCTTCCGGACGGCGGGCAGTTGCTGCTCCACCTCGGCATGACCGGGCAGCTGTTCTCGAGCCGGGCCAAAAGTGTGCGCCTGTTGTCTGCGGCGGCGCGGTCGGCGCTGCCTCCCGAAGAGCAGGGAGAGTTCGAACCGGATCGACACACCCACCTGCGCTTCAAGTTCCAGGATCACGGCCCAGAGGTCTACTTCCGCGACGTGCGAAAGTTCGGCAAGGTGATGTTGCTGGCCCCGGGCGAGCGCAATGAGCGCATCGATCGCCTGGGCGTCGACGCCCTCGAGATTACGGGCGACGCACTCTTTAAGGCAACCCGCAAACGCAAGACCGCCATCAAGGCCCTGTTGCTCGATCAATCCGTCTTCGCCGGGATTGGGAACATTTACGCCGACGAGGCTCTCTTCTACGCAGGGGTGCGTCCCGGTCGGCGCGCAATGTCCATGACGCGTCTGGCCTGCGAAGAGATCGCCCGCGAAGTTTGTCGAGTGCTCTTGCGTTCGATCGAAACAGGTGGCTCGAGTATTAGCGACTACATCGCCCCGGATGGGAGCGACGGTCGCTACCAGGACGAACGGCGGGTCTACGCCCGCACAGGAGAGCCCTGCTACGTGTGTCGAACGACGATTCGTCGCAAGCTGGTGGCCCAGCGCGGGACTCATTACTGTCCGCAGTGTCAATCGTAAGGATGTCAATCGCAGGTGCGTCAGTCCTGGACGTACGCTCTCGGGTCGCAATTTTTCTTTGTCTGCAGTTCGCTCGGAGGTCATAGAGGCATGCTCAGTTTGAAGGAGCTGCGCCGGGTCGCCGGGATCATCGATTCAGACTTTCGCGGCCACCGGGTCGAGCGCTGGGTGCAGCCCGACGCGACCAGTCTTGCGCTCTCGCTTTATGGACGAGACCCCGAGCGCGACGAGGGTCGCAAGCGGTGTCTTTATTTCAGCTGCCACGGCAACCTCGCGCGGATTTCCGAAATTGACCGGCTGCCCAGGGCCCCGGATCGCCCGCCCGCCTTTTCGAGCTATCTGCGGGCACACCTTTCCCGGGCCGTAGTCAAGGGTGCCCGGTTGCTTGACGATGATCGCCAACTGGCCGTGCGCTTCAGCGCGCGGGAGGGCGAGTTCGACCTCTTGCTCGGGATTTTGGGCAAGCGCAGCAACCTCTACGTGCTCGATGCGGCGCAGGAAATCGTCGCCGCATTGCGGCCCCTGACGGATACCCGCCCCGAACTCTCCCTGGGCGAGCCGTATCGAAGTCCGGGTTCAAACAAGCCCGCGCTCGGAAAAGATCGCTGGCCCGACGCTTCTGCGGACACGTACTTCACCGAAATCGAGGCGTTTTACGGGCCCCAGACCAGCGAACTCGAGGCTGCGGACCTCTCTCGAAACCTGTCAAAGGTGCTGAGGCGCGAGGCGAAGAACGCGCGCCGCCGGCTCGACAAGATCGAATCCGAACTCGCTGAAGCCGACCATGCCGACGAGTACGCCCGGCACGGAGAGTTGTTGAAGAGCGTCCTGGGCAAGATCTCGCCGGGTGCGAGTGAGGTGCGAGTTCCCGACTACGAGAGCGGAGAAGAAGTCACCATCCCCCTCGATCCCAAGAAGAGTCCCAAAGCGAACCTCGAAGCCACGTTCAAGCGATACCAGAAGCTCCTGCGCAGGTTGGCCAAGGCCGGGGGGCAGGTCGAGAACGCGCGGGACTGGTTGGGCTTCGTCGAACTCCAGCTCGAGCGGGTTGCCGAGCAGTCGGAGTCGGAATCTGGCGAGGTGCGGCTCGCGGCGTTGCAGCGAATTGCGGCCATCGACAGCGTGCGCAAGCTGCTCAGAAAGCGAATCGCAGCAGCGATCGTCCCCGGGTCGGAAGACACGAAGAACAAACTTCCCGCCCGGCTGCGTGATCTGCCATCGCGTCTGATACCCAGGCGCTACCGGAGTCGAGACGGTCTGGAAATCTGGGTTGGGCGCAGTGATGAGGGCAACGACCACCTGACCATGCGCCTGGCCCGGGGCAAGGATCTGTTCTTTCACGTCGAAGGGGCGCCGGGGAGTCATGTGATCCTGCGCACCGAAGGGCGCGAAGACCCGCCATCCGATTCAGTGCTCGATGCCTGCGAACTGGCAGTGCGGTATTCGAAGCAAAAGAATGCCGGGTCGGCCGAGGTTCATGCGGTACCGGTCAAGAACATCAGCAAGCCGAAAGGGGCCAAGCGCGGCTTGGTTCACGTGACGGGTGGGAAGACAATTCACCTGCGACGGGAGCCTGAGCGACTGGCTCGGATTCTCGAAGCAATCATCGATTGATCGCGATCTGCGAGTGCGGTGCAGGGAAGAGATCTTCGAGGTGCTTTGGGGTTTGCTGCGGGTTAGCTGATGACGCGATTGATCGCGGAGAGCGTGCGTTCTTCGTCGAAGGGTTTGTTGAGCCATCCGGTGGCTCCGCTCTCTTTGGCGGCCGCCTTCTTGGCCATGTCCATCTCGGTCGTGAGGATGAGAATTGGCGTGAGACGGGTTGGTTCGAGTTTGCGCAGTTCTGCTACCAGGGTCAGGCCATCCATGTTTGGCATGTTGATGTCGGTAATGATGAGATCGAAGGTGTCTGTGCCCACGACCTCGAGTGCATCGACCCCGTCGACCGCCTGCGCAACCGTGTAGCCCGCTTGCTCGAGGAAACTCGAAAGCAAACGACGCATTGACGGCGAATCGTCCACAATCATGATCTTCTTCATCTTGGAATCCGAACCTCTCAGAGGTTGGCGAGGGCGCCCACACCTCCGTGCGGGAAGTGCCGCCCCGCATGGACAAGCTATCGGCCAGTCTCCGCGTCAGCGATATCGGGAGAACCCCGGAGGCGGTATCTGGCTCTTCCCCGATGAAGAAATTCTGATCGTAACCGATGAGATTTGAAGTGAGAGTTCGGTTTCCCACTGCGACGTTCACCCTGCGAGATCATGAAGCCTATTAGCCAAGCGAAAGAAGAACGACAGGATGAGGATTCGACGCCGGAGTCGAGTTTGCCCGCCAGCCAGATTCTCGATCGCTTCAGGCGTCTGTGCGAGGTTTTACCGCTGGCGGTCCTCGAAACCGACGTCGATGAAAATCTTCTCTACCAGAACCCGCGTTGGGAGGAGATCTCCGGCCAGGACGAGGAAGCTTCCAAGGACCAGGGCTGGCGCGATGCGATCCATGCGGAAGATCGGGAATGGGTGCTCGAGGAGGCAACACTGGCACGAGGCCAGAACCGGATGTTTGACGCCGACTTTCGTATCAGTCGTCCGGACGAGCGGGAGCGCTGGGTGCACGGGCGATCTCTTCCGCTGTACAGCGGGCCGGGCTGGCACGACGGCTATCTGCACATGATCTACGACATCACCGATCGCAAACTCATCGAGGAAACGCTCCGCGACTCTTTGGCCGAGCTTACAATCAAACGTGCCACTGAGAACGGAGAGGTCGCGGCGACGGCTACTCAGGTGAAGGAGTCGCTCGTCGAGGCGCAGGAACTGGTGCAAAGCCTCCGGGAAGCAAATCCGGCGGATGCGTCGCTCGAGCTGATCGATCGCCTGTACAAGTGCCTGGAAGCGGCTGCTTCGGCGAGCGAAGCGCTCCCCGTGGCTGACGATGGGGAGATCGAAGACCCGAGCCTCGCCGACATCCTGTTCTGAGCGGCGCAAACTTCCCCCCGAAAGCCGTAATCCCGCTGCTCTGCGATCGCTACCGTCGGTTTGTTATCCTGTCCCGCCGGAATCGATGATGCCTACCACAATAGACATAAAGACAGACATAAAAACAGACACACAGACGGCCCAGCGCCCGCTCCCCAAGCCGCCCTGGATCCGCGTCAAACTCCGCTCGCGCCCAGATCCAGAAGCGCATCGGACGCGGGAGATCGTGCGCCGAAACCGACTTCACACAGTCTGTGAGGAAGCGGCCTGTCCCAACCTGGGAGAGTGCTGGGCCAAACGACACGTCACGGTGATGATCCTGGGCGATGTCTGCACGCGTGCCTGCGCGTTCTGCAACGTCAAAACCGGGCGTCCCAATCCTCCGGATCCAGATGAGCCGCGGCATCTCGCCAATGCTGCTGCCGAGCTGGGCCTGCGGCACATTGTCATTACCTCGGTCGATCGCGATGATCTATTGGACGGGGGAGCATCGCAATTCGTCGATTCAATTTCCGCGTTGCGACAGAGTTCGCCCGATTCGACGATCGAGGTCCTGACTCCGGATTTTCGAAACAAACAGGGTGCGGTCGAAGCGGTGACCCACGCCCGCCCGGATGTCTACAACCACAATCTCGAGACGGTCCCTCGGCTGTATAGAAAGGTTCGCCCGGGTGCGAGTTATCGGCATTCCCTCGATCTGTTGGCCAGGGTCAAGAACCTGGACCCCGAGATCTTTACCAAGTCGGGAATCATGCTCGGACTCGGCGAAGAACTCGCAGAGGTCGAACAGGTCATGGACGACATGCGCGAGGCCCAGGTCGACTTCATTACGATCGGCCAGTACCTCAGACCCTCACCCAGGCACGCCAAGGTCGAGCGCTACTGGACGCCAGAAGAATTTGCGGAAATTGGCGAGACGGCTGAGGGGAAGGG is part of the Myxococcales bacterium genome and harbors:
- the mutM gene encoding bifunctional DNA-formamidopyrimidine glycosylase/DNA-(apurinic or apyrimidinic site) lyase, with the translated sequence MPELPEVEITRQRIAPLLVGRQIADVVTTAPSYFFITPPDILRSRLRGSTILGLERRGKYLLGLLPDGGQLLLHLGMTGQLFSSRAKSVRLLSAAARSALPPEEQGEFEPDRHTHLRFKFQDHGPEVYFRDVRKFGKVMLLAPGERNERIDRLGVDALEITGDALFKATRKRKTAIKALLLDQSVFAGIGNIYADEALFYAGVRPGRRAMSMTRLACEEIAREVCRVLLRSIETGGSSISDYIAPDGSDGRYQDERRVYARTGEPCYVCRTTIRRKLVAQRGTHYCPQCQS
- a CDS encoding NFACT family protein produces the protein MLSLKELRRVAGIIDSDFRGHRVERWVQPDATSLALSLYGRDPERDEGRKRCLYFSCHGNLARISEIDRLPRAPDRPPAFSSYLRAHLSRAVVKGARLLDDDRQLAVRFSAREGEFDLLLGILGKRSNLYVLDAAQEIVAALRPLTDTRPELSLGEPYRSPGSNKPALGKDRWPDASADTYFTEIEAFYGPQTSELEAADLSRNLSKVLRREAKNARRRLDKIESELAEADHADEYARHGELLKSVLGKISPGASEVRVPDYESGEEVTIPLDPKKSPKANLEATFKRYQKLLRRLAKAGGQVENARDWLGFVELQLERVAEQSESESGEVRLAALQRIAAIDSVRKLLRKRIAAAIVPGSEDTKNKLPARLRDLPSRLIPRRYRSRDGLEIWVGRSDEGNDHLTMRLARGKDLFFHVEGAPGSHVILRTEGREDPPSDSVLDACELAVRYSKQKNAGSAEVHAVPVKNISKPKGAKRGLVHVTGGKTIHLRREPERLARILEAIID
- the lipA gene encoding lipoyl synthase, whose amino-acid sequence is MMPTTIDIKTDIKTDTQTAQRPLPKPPWIRVKLRSRPDPEAHRTREIVRRNRLHTVCEEAACPNLGECWAKRHVTVMILGDVCTRACAFCNVKTGRPNPPDPDEPRHLANAAAELGLRHIVITSVDRDDLLDGGASQFVDSISALRQSSPDSTIEVLTPDFRNKQGAVEAVTHARPDVYNHNLETVPRLYRKVRPGASYRHSLDLLARVKNLDPEIFTKSGIMLGLGEELAEVEQVMDDMREAQVDFITIGQYLRPSPRHAKVERYWTPEEFAEIGETAEGKGFLMVSCSPMTRSSYHADEDFESLRERRAAQR
- a CDS encoding response regulator; translation: MKKIMIVDDSPSMRRLLSSFLEQAGYTVAQAVDGVDALEVVGTDTFDLIITDINMPNMDGLTLVAELRKLEPTRLTPILILTTEMDMAKKAAAKESGATGWLNKPFDEERTLSAINRVIS
- a CDS encoding RecX family transcriptional regulator: MSRFGGGERKRRRQVVTPQNLERWAIRHLDRFGSSAANLRRVLLRRLRRIEQAQQESFPLAPDWIDNTVAELRTRGYLDDRKYTILQVERMRARGSSARRIEHSLSEKGISRTLAREVIASAGGEGQELLAAVSYARRRGLGPFRLDPELRAEKRQRDLAALGRSGFPYEIARRIVEAPNVESLDSEVIAPE
- a CDS encoding PAS domain S-box protein, which gives rise to MKPISQAKEERQDEDSTPESSLPASQILDRFRRLCEVLPLAVLETDVDENLLYQNPRWEEISGQDEEASKDQGWRDAIHAEDREWVLEEATLARGQNRMFDADFRISRPDERERWVHGRSLPLYSGPGWHDGYLHMIYDITDRKLIEETLRDSLAELTIKRATENGEVAATATQVKESLVEAQELVQSLREANPADASLELIDRLYKCLEAAASASEALPVADDGEIEDPSLADILF